The Saimiri boliviensis isolate mSaiBol1 chromosome 12, mSaiBol1.pri, whole genome shotgun sequence nucleotide sequence AGCTCAGTTGGGTGAGTGGCCAAAGGCCTCTGAAGCCAGATGTACAAGTCCCAGCTGCTCCTGGAGGCGCCCCAAGATGCCCCGCTCACCTGTCGTAGGCGCAGTGCGTGGACGTAGCCGTGGTGTCAGCCGTGTCGGGGATCAGCCACTGGAAGATGGGGCTTGTCCGAAGGCGGATGGATGACCATTGGGAGGGTCTCACATAGCTGCAGCCCGCATTGAAGTCGCCCATCAACACGATATCCTACCAGGAAACACCACCTGTGGGCCCAGGGACAAGCGGGGGCCGCTGGCACCCACTGCCCTTGGTATGGCCTCACCTCCAAGCCCCACTTCTCTTGGACATCCAGGTAGACGTCATAGAGAGCATCAATCTCAGCTACTGCGTCCGTTGGGGCAGCGTGCAGGGGAACAATGGCAAACTCCCTGACCTCTGTGGAGACACCATGTCACATGAGGTACACTGTGCAGCGGCCACATTCCCTGGGGGCAGGTTCAGTCACGATGTCAGCTGGAACTATGCGACATGACAGTCCCCCCAAGgggcgttattttccaaaacacgtGAATGGAAAACCCCAGCCCCAGGAACTGGGAGGGCAGTGTGTTAcgcaggcattccaggtgccctAGGAGTAGAGGCCATAAGCGCCAAGCTGAGCTCCACCCTGGCCCAGGCAGCACTCGCCTGTGAACGGGGATGAGAACCTGACGACGGCTGGCTCTCGGCTGAAGGTGTCATTCCCGCAGGGCTCGCAGCCGTCATCGTAGTAGTAGCTATCCACTGCAGACACCCGGTCAGGCCTAAGGGAAGGCCAGGCAGGAGATGACCCCAGGCTGGAGCTGCCCTAGTCCAGCTTCCCAGGAGGCAGCTGTTCTGTCCTAGGCAACAGGAGGGCGGGGTCTGGGCCCACCTGCCTGTCCACTGGCTATGAAAGGCACCTGGGAGGGAGAGCCAGGCACCTGGTCACCCCATGGATCCGTGACCTCGGGGTGTTTTGACTCCACCCTGGACCCTGCTCTGCCACCCTCAGGTTCTTGCCCCATAGGAGAAACTACTTACCCGCTCTGCTGGGGTCCCCCCAGGGCCCTCACTCTTGGACCACCCACCTGTACACAAACAGGTAACGCTCCTTATAGTTGTTCCGTCCCAGTGGCTCACTGACCACGTAGTGATAGGTGTCCGCTGCATCCCTGGATTGAAGAAACAAGGTCTCAATGAGAGGGTCAGGAGGGACCCCTGTGGCTGCCAACACCAGGGCTTTGCCCAGTCCCCATCCTTGGGGCCCAACTGAAGCAAGGCTGTGCCTGGATGGGATGTGCCTGCCACTGTCACCCACTGATTGAGGTTGTCCAGCAGCTTCCCCACGGCCGTCAGGTGGCTGTCTCTGACCTCCTGGACCAGGGCGATGTCATAGCGGCTCAGGATCTGGTGGCAGGGCAACAGCGGTGCTCAGCAGGGCTGGTGCCACCCAGGGACCCCACAGCGCCAGAAAGGGAGCCACAGCTGCTGCTCATGGCATTCCTCAGTTCAGCCACAGCCTGATGATTCTGCCCAGGACCCTGTTCTGCTGGGCTTCGGGCTCAGTGCCCCGCACCTGCCACTCTGCGGCCCCACCCACCAGCCCCAGACTCCGGGGCTCCTCTGCTTTCGGGGAGAGGCCGCCCTGGCCTTACCTGCCCGATGTAGCTGACGAGGGTGGCATTGGACATCTTGGTCTCCCCAAATGTCTGGATGTTGAAGGCTGCAATCTTCAGGGACACAGCCCCCTGCAGCAGGGCAGCCAGTGCCAGCAGTGTCCCCGGCAGCCTCATGGCCCTCATCCTGGGAGAACACAGGGTGCAGAGACATGGCAGAAGTGAGGTGTCACCcctgccacagcactctagcctccTGGAGCCTAATTGGCAGGGGCTGGTGGAGCTCAAGGTCAGGGAACAAGGGCAGGGGAGACCCCTGCAAGCCTTTCCTACAACGTCTAGAAAGCCAAACAGCTGGCATCACATAGAGGACCCCGAGTCACTTCAGCCGCCAGAAAACCCGCCTGGAGGGACGCTGGAGCCCCTACACTTAGTCTCTGCTGCAGCACGAGAGTCTAAGCCTCCCTCCCCGTTCCAGACCGGCCAGTCACCCAGAGGGACTCCACCGGCTGCTCACCTGAGATGCTGGTGATGTCCTCAGAGATGATGAGAATTCTGTCAAGAATCTAGAATATCCTTTGATGtcaattttctccttttccttaaGAAAATAAGCAGTTTGTGAAGAGAGGTCTCTGAAGCAACACTTGAACGTCCTGGCAGTGCTGCTGGGCTCTGGATCTTGCACATGCAGTGCAGGTCCTGGGAGTTTTAAAGGTTCAGGCAACTGTGACCTTCCCTGGGGCATGTGTGCCCCGCCACCTGAGAGTGCCAAAAACAATGGCGCTGTGTGGCTTTCTGCACAGGTGGGTTGCTGGAATGTGCTTATTTCTGTAGGCACAAGTTCCTTGCTGCTGTGAAAATTGCACCTGATAATCATGTTTGCATTTAGTGTCTGATAACAAGGCCAAAGGTTCCTGTGTCCCTTGCACGTGCAGCTGCCCCCATTTTCTGGGATAGGGCAAGGTATGTGCAGGAGGGTGGGACTGGGCTCCCCTCTCCCTGTCTCTTGTCTGGGAGCCCCAAGGTCACCTTGGAGTAAGAGGCCAAAGCCACATCCAGGGTTACAACTGGAGCCCCCTGGTGGCTGCACAGCCATGGCTGCTCTGCGGTCCAGGACACGCCTGCCTTCCTGATTCACTGCCGTCAGGTACAGGGAACTCTGCAGGAGGCTGGGGAGCTCAGAACAAGCAGCGGGGGCCACGCAGCACCAGCGCTGTGGGGCCATGATGGGTGGGGGCCGCAAGGCCCACCCCAAGTTGCCGGTCAGGCAGTGGGGAGCTTTCTTGAGGTGGATAATAGGTTCTGTGTTTAGGCCCAGGGAATGCCGAGTGACCAGGCACAGGGCAGGGCAGCAGCTGAAGGCCAGGCCTCCAGTCCAGTCATTTCTTGGCTCTTTtgagtttctgttgttgtttttgagacaggatcttacactgtgttgccaaggctggagtgcactggcaaaATGGCTCAATatagcctggacctcctgggctcaggtaatcctccctcctcagcctcctgagaagctaagACTGTgggtatgccaccatgcctggctaatttttaaatttttggtagagataggatcgtgctgtgttgcccagactggttttcaactcctggccttaagcaatcctcctacgtagctcggactacaggtgcaggccaccacaccgttatttttttctgagatggagtctctgtcacccaggctggagtacagtggtgcgatctcggctcactgcaacctccacctccctggttcaagcaactctcctgccttagcctcccaagtagctgggactataggcgtgcgccaccatgcctggctaatttttgtgtttttagtagagataaggtttcaccatattggtcaggctggtctcgaactcctgacctagtgatccacccactttggcctcccaaagtgctaggattacaggcgtgagccaccatgcctggcatatattttaagttttttgtggagacaaggtctcgaacttctgacctcaagcagtcctcacacAAATGCTGGGATTAAGTCGTGATCCACTGTACCCACTCATTTCTCGGAATCTTTCAGTTTCCATTTGTATTCACTTCCTGAGGCTGCTGTAGCTACCACGAGTTTGGTTGCTTACAATGATAGAAATGGAtcttctctcagttctggagacAGGACGTCTGAAGTCAAGATGACAGCAGGACCTTGCTCTACCTCCTGTAGGTTCTGGGGGGACCCTCCTTGCCCTCCAGTTTCTGTGGGCTACCAGCAATCCTTGGTCTTCCTTGGTTGTAGCTGCGTcaccccagtctctgcctcctcttcAGAAGATGGTGTGCCTGCATTTAGGGGCCTCCTAGATAGCGGGGATGATGGTCTTATCACACCAGCCTTTACTCACATCTGCAAGTCCTCTTTTGCTACATGAATCAACATTCAGAGGTCCGGGGCTAGGGCACAGCTCTTTTGAGCCACCCCTGGGTCTTGCCCACTTGGAAGGGGCTGTGCTGGCCCTCCCAAGGACAGCCCTGCGTGTAGGAGTCTGTAATCCCCACTGGGGGACGAGGGCCTGGAAGGCCTTGGAGAAGCCCAGGTGGGATCCAGGTATGAGAACTGCAGGAAATGAATAGAAATGGGGTCTGCAGGAAGCCTCAAAGGTGAGTGTCAGCAGGGGCCAAGGTCGAAAGTCGGGAAAGTGCTGGGTCCAGCCAACCAGTCATGAAGGAGAAGGCAGGACCAGTGGAGACTAAAAATAGGAAGGTAAAGCAGCTTCAAGACTGGAGCCCATTTCCTAAGAAGCTGACAGACACCTCTGGCTGGCAATGCTCATGTactcctccatccctccccatGAGACGGCATCTGCCAGATGGAAACATCGCCACTCAGGCCGCCAGATGCCCTGCTGCAGGCTTTCCCAAAGGTTTCAATGATGGGTCTTTCCTGTTTCCAATCTCTGAGTCTAGGACAGCCTCCAGCATATCAAAATCCAGTCTCTAAGCAAGGCCATGGAGTATTTGGCGTAGGGACTGATGGTCCTCTGCCtttggtgtttttctttcctaGACACACACGTGACAGTGACCCATGACGGGGAAGGGAGCAAGGCTCGAGGGCAGCCACTGTCCTCCACCAAAGATGACGCCTGGTACACCTTCCGGTGGGGCACAGGGACACCAATTACAGCTCACAGAGCAGGTGTCCAGCCCCCCGGCCTTCAGCACATGGGACAAGGGCTCCCCTTTGGTCTGTCATCCCCTCCTGGCTCTTGACCAAATGCTTCCCCATCTGCTTTCAGGACCTCCGAAGCATGGTGCCCCTGCTTCCTCTACCTGCCAGAAGGCAGGCTGGAACTTGGGCCTCGCCTGTACAAACGGCGAGCGCTGCCTGCCGTGTGGCTGCCCTCAGGACGGGCTCTGGCGAGGGCAGCACAGCCCTGAACAAGCCTGGTCTGACATGGGGCCTGTCTGGGATCACTGCTGGGCCTTCAACCATCTGGAGCCTGTCAGATGGGATGACGTTATTTCCAATCTAAGAAGCCATCCGGCCCCTGCTGCCTGTGGCCTCTCTGATGCGGGGTCTCCAGACTCTCACTTCTCCCTGGAGGATCTCTTTTCTGTCCGTGTCAGGCAATGCTGCCATTAACAGCCACCTGAAAACTCAGTGTGTACAACACGCACTTCCCTCACACCTGCAGGGCTGTGAGGTGCAGGTCAGCTGGGATGGCTCTGCTCCCAGGCCTtgtcctgggctgggctggagggaCTGCAGCCCCCTGGGCATCCTCTTCCCACAGTGTGGAAGGCGGAGGCTCCCAGGGCACAAGCAGAACATGTGCTGCCCCAATGAAGACGCAGAGCTGGCTGCTGTCACTTCTGTCCACATTCCATGGGTACTGTCGAGCTACAGGGCCAAGCTCCACATCAGGGGACAGAGTGGGGTACACTCCTTCCATCCTGGGCCCCACTCTGGAGACAGGCATGGGCGCTGGGCAATGCCCAAGGATTAAGTGCAGCACCTGTGGCATTTTCACCTCCACAAAGAATGGGTGCTGGCCGCCAATGGCAACGAGAAAAGCTGACTGCTTTCTCACATCAGGATGAGCTATTTTTACACCAACCCTGAGGATCTGCAGCATTCTTGCGTTAAATTAACCTGTCACAGACACGGGAAGAGAAAAGAACACATAACAACAGTTATATTGACATCTGAGCCAGGTCACATGCTCTGATGTGACCTGGCTCAGATGTCAATGTAACTTATCAAAGGATAAAGGAAAAATCCTATAAGCGCCATGGCTGGAAACAAATGGCCTCAAAGGAACACCTGTGGCAGTGGCACAGGCCACTTAGGGCTTTGTGCACCCACAGCCCGTGCTGTGCCCCCCAGCGACGTGCAGGCCAGGGAGGGACAATTTCTCCTGATCAAGAGGgacagggaaggaggcagagctggggttccCAAACTGCACGGAGGCACTCCCATGAACCCACGGGGCACCCTCAGGCCCTCCTTAGTTGAGGGAAGCAGGCCGTTCACAGTCTCAACACTAGCATTACCTCGCTTTATTCCTTCCTAAGATACCCTCTCTCTGCAAAGCTGGGTTGTGGCAGTTACTCAACAAGCAATTACCGTGAAGGTCAACATGGAAAAAGAGGCAGTGAGGGTGGCAGTGTTCCATCAGATTCCAAGTTGAAGAAATGCT carries:
- the DNASE1 gene encoding deoxyribonuclease-1 codes for the protein MRAMRLPGTLLALAALLQGAVSLKIAAFNIQTFGETKMSNATLVSYIGQILSRYDIALVQEVRDSHLTAVGKLLDNLNQDAADTYHYVVSEPLGRNNYKERYLFVYRPDRVSAVDSYYYDDGCEPCGNDTFSREPAVVRFSSPFTEVREFAIVPLHAAPTDAVAEIDALYDVYLDVQEKWGLEDIVLMGDFNAGCSYVRPSQWSSIRLRTSPIFQWLIPDTADTTATSTHCAYDRIVVAGTLLQDSVVPDSALPFNFQAAYGLSDQLAQAISDHYPVEVMLQ